One window of Prionailurus bengalensis isolate Pbe53 chromosome B1, Fcat_Pben_1.1_paternal_pri, whole genome shotgun sequence genomic DNA carries:
- the CCDC96 gene encoding coiled-coil domain-containing protein 96 yields the protein MDGLSEHPGDPEAEDGDVASLSSKLSGVKAISGLQSPAEPPEPEPESQPEQGTVEASAGGAAEDEPAEPAEPREGPAATEAGGEAEPGEPEWPAELEPEPEPEPPEPAEAGPEETAQPGPEDGLAEPEEQAEAETEEEGDREVDEEEEEEEEEEEEEKEREKMVAAAVQRRRKEAPSQVSLPLSTTGREEAVSAREAEGEERQGAESEEMEELGLLRRPRRSQVKLKDEEESLDDEDGEWTEEVQRLQEQQLRAELLQQYQSLVAERGQYQRYNIYLQHKISEALRKKKGPDAAQVPDKGTEPEAPGKEQAYLRYLAMLEELRKQRADDLDWYHQELEQLKREGTEELARVEKEWRAFQALKKQVMVQAMGGSWMRGGRQAALRQVEQIQALEDKKEKEMSAVRLENVQLKQSLVHLETRMRAQEDLTEGLLLIDFEQLKIENQTVNEKVEERNEELLKLRNKVTRNVQIVTHVKEKLHFVDLQNACKKSQLLEIEAQVALRRDILTKTKKARDGLRIDNIKLNQKCGLLGKEPLLCDLEEKVDKAKLLRQRLESLKRHHARLIMSCRGVKQKMREAKAFLPS from the coding sequence ATGGACGGCCTCTCCGAGCACCCTGGGGACCCCGAGGCGGAAGACGGAGATGTGGCGAGCCTGTCCTCGAAGCTGTCCGGGGTCAAGGCCATCTCAGGCCTCCAGTCCCCGGCCGAAccgccggagccggagccggagtcGCAACCGGAGCAGGGGACCGTAGAGGCTTCGGCAGGAGGCGCCGCCGAGGATGAGCCCGCCGAGCCCGCCGAGCCCCGGGAAGGGCCGGCGGCCACCGAGGCTGGGGGCGAGGCGGAGCCCGGAGAGCCGGAGTGGCCGGCCGAGCTCGAGCCCGAGCCGGAACCCGAGCCCCCGGAGCCGGCTGAGGCCGGGCCTGAGGAGACAGCCCAGCCGGGGCCTGAAGACGGGCTCGCGGAACCGGAGGAGCAGGCGGAGGCAGAGacggaggaggagggggacagggaagtggacgaggaggaggaggaggaggaggaggaggaggaggaggagaaggaaagagagaagatggTGGCAGCGGCGGTCCAGCGCAGGAGGAAGGAAGCCCCGTCTcaggtctctctgcctctgtccaccACCGGCCGGGAAGAGGCTGTGTCAGCTCGGGAGGCcgagggggaggagaggcagggggcGGAGAGCGAGGAAATGGAGGAGCTGGGCCTGCTCAGACGCCCGCGGAGAAGCCAGGTAAAGCTGAAAGATGAGGAGGAGAGCCTCGACGATGAGGACGGTGAATGGACCGAAGAGGTGCAGAGGCTGCAGGAGCAGCAGCTGCGCGCTGAGCTCCTGCAACAGTACCAGTCGCTGGTGGCGGAGCGCGGTCAGTACCAGCGCTACAACATTTACCTGCAGCACAAGATCTCCGAGGCGCTGCGCAAGAAGAAGGGCCCGGATGCAGCCCAGGTGCCCGACAAGGGCACGGAGCCCGAGGCCCCGGGGAAAGAGCAAGCGTACCTGCGCTATCTGGCCATGCTGGAGGAGCTGAGGAAGCAGCGGGCAGACGACCTGGACTGGTATCACCAGGAGCTGGAGCAGCTGAAGCGGGAGGGCACGGAGGAGCTCGCCAGGGTGGAGAAGGAATGGCGAGCCTTCCAGGCGCTCAAGAAGCAGGTGATGGTGCAGGCCATGGGCGGCTCCTGGATGAGGGGCGGTCGCCAGGCCGCCCTGCGGCAGGTGGAGCAGATCCAGGCGCTGGAGgataagaaggagaaggagatgagCGCCGTGAGGCTAGAGAACGTGCAGCTGAAACAGAGCTTGGTGCATCTCGAGACCCGGATGAGGGCCCAGGAGGACCTGACGGAGGGTCTGCTCCTCATCGACTTCGAACAGCTCAAGATTGAGAACCAGACCGTCAATGAAAAAGTCGAGGAGCGAAATGAGGAACTTTTAAAACTGCGCAACAAGGTGACCCGCAACGTGCAAATCGTAACCCACGTGAAGGAAAAGCTACACTTCGTGGATTTACAAAATGCATGCAAGAAGTCACAGCTTTTGGAGATTGAGGCTCAGGTAGCCCTAAGGAGGGACATCTTGACCAAGACTAAGAAAGCCCGGGACGGCCTGAGGATTGACAACATCAAGTTGAACCAGAAGTGTGGGCTTCTGGGCAAGGAGCCGCTCCTTTGCGACCTGGAAGAGAAAGTGGACAAGGCAAAACTGCTCAGGCAGCGTCTGGAATCCCTGAAGCGCCACCACGCCAGGCTCATTATGTCCTGCAGAGGCGTGAAGCAGAAGATGCGGGAAGCCAAAGCCTTTCTCCCATCTTAA